A stretch of the Ananas comosus cultivar F153 linkage group 14, ASM154086v1, whole genome shotgun sequence genome encodes the following:
- the LOC109720063 gene encoding major pollen allergen Ole e 10-like isoform X1, whose translation MAQRTFIMFVAILLLLSSPGGLAKRVPSQKTWCVPKPYIDSLILQGNINFVCSEVDCGSIKPGGPCFAPDTSMNHASVAMNLYYQQHGRWEEHCEFKGSGLIAITDPSNGDCKW comes from the exons ATGGCTCAGAGAACATTCATAATGTTCGTCGCAATTCTCCTGCTCCTATCTTCCCCAGGTGGACTTGCGAAGCGAGTACCTTCTCAG AAGACTTGGTGTGTGCCGAAGCCTTATATCGATAGCTTGATCCTTCAAGGAAACATAAACTTTGTGTGCTCTGAGGTTGATTGCGGCAGTATCAAACCTGGCGGGCCCTGTTTCGCCCCGGACACAAGTATGAACCACGCTTCGGTTGCTATGAACCTTTACTACCAACAACACGGCCGCTGGGAAGAACACTGTGAGTTCAAAGGAAGTGGACTTATCGCCATCACTGATCCGA GTAATGGCGATTGCAAATGGTAA
- the LOC109720063 gene encoding major pollen allergen Ole e 10-like isoform X2, whose translation MAQRTFIMFVAILLLLSSPGGLAKRVPSQTWCVPKPYIDSLILQGNINFVCSEVDCGSIKPGGPCFAPDTSMNHASVAMNLYYQQHGRWEEHCEFKGSGLIAITDPSNGDCKW comes from the exons ATGGCTCAGAGAACATTCATAATGTTCGTCGCAATTCTCCTGCTCCTATCTTCCCCAGGTGGACTTGCGAAGCGAGTACCTTCTCAG ACTTGGTGTGTGCCGAAGCCTTATATCGATAGCTTGATCCTTCAAGGAAACATAAACTTTGTGTGCTCTGAGGTTGATTGCGGCAGTATCAAACCTGGCGGGCCCTGTTTCGCCCCGGACACAAGTATGAACCACGCTTCGGTTGCTATGAACCTTTACTACCAACAACACGGCCGCTGGGAAGAACACTGTGAGTTCAAAGGAAGTGGACTTATCGCCATCACTGATCCGA GTAATGGCGATTGCAAATGGTAA
- the LOC109720062 gene encoding major pollen allergen Ole e 10-like — protein MAKPSLQFTFLFLLLLSCSGENVKLVQCQKTWCVARPSTDDAALKENIEFACSMVNCGIIQSGGPCFNPDTSMSHASVAMNLYYKSRGMNSWNCDFSGSGLIVAADPSYSSCTYA, from the exons ATGGCTAAACCTTCTCTACAGTTTACcttcctctttcttctcctcctatCTTGCTCTG GGGAAAATGTGAAGTTGGTTCAATGCCAG AAGACATGGTGCGTTGCAAGGCCGTCCACCGATGATGCAGCTCTTAAAGAGAACATCGAGTTTGCGTGTTCCATGGTCAATTGCGGCATTATTCAAAGTGGTGGGCCCTGCTTCAATCCTGATACTTCAATGTCTCATGCTTCAGTGGCCATGAACCTCTACTACAAATCCAGGGGGATGAACAGTTGGAATTGTGACTTCAGTGGTTCTGGCCTTATTGTCGCCGCTGACCCAA GTTACAGCAGTTGCACGTATGCCTAG
- the LOC109720059 gene encoding cytochrome P450 77A3, which produces MDASDLLFLVGAALLAALWWRRCCSRAGGDAGDGLPPGPPGWPVVGNLFQVVLERRPFMYVVRDLRARYGPIFTLRMGQRTLVVVSSAELIHDALVRKGPLFASRPADSPTRLLFSVGKCTVNSAPYGPLWRALRRNFVAEIVSPARVRSFGWIRDWAIAAHLARLREQQSRLGAAQVMGACRLTVCSILACICFGARVPEPHVREIEEVLKDVMMMTTPKLPDFLPVLTPLFRGQLTAARALRRRQLDCLLPLVRARRAFVGDENRQTETNWEMEMVSPAGDAYVDSLFGLEPAGRGRLGEEELVTLCSEVMSAGTDTSATALEWALLHLVLDPAAQERLHAEVVAKAGPKSKGGKITEAHVEDMPYLQAVVKETLRRHPPSHFVLSHAVSKDEAELGGYRIPANASVEFYTAWVAEDPSVWTEPGEWRPERFLEGGEGWDTDVTGTRGVRMMPFGAGRRICPAATLGMLHVHLMLANMVREFRWTPAPGDQPDPTETFAFTVVMKNPLRAAIIEREHDNCTTAI; this is translated from the coding sequence atggacgCGAGCGACCTCCTCTTCCTCGTCGGCGCGGCGCTCCTCGCGGCGCTGTGGTGGCGGCGGTGCTGCTCCCGTGCTGGGGGCGACGCGGGCGACGGGCTGCCCCCGGGGCCTCCCGGGTGGCCCGTGGTGGGGAACCTGTTCCAGGTGGTCCTGGAGCGGCGGCCCTTCATGTACGTGGTCCGCGACCTCCGCGCCCGCTACGGGCCCATCTTCACGCTGCGCATGGGGCAGCGCACCCTGGTGGTGGTGTCCTCGGCGGAGCTCATCCACGACGCCCTCGTCCGCAAGGGCCCGCTCTTCGCCTCCCGCCCCGCCGACTCCCCCACGCGCCTCCTCTTCAGCGTGGGCAAGTGCACCGTCAACTCCGCCCCCTACGGGCCCCTCTGGCGCGCCCTCCGCCGCAACTTCGTCGCGGAGATCGTGTCCCCGGCCCGCGTCCGCAGCTTCGGGTGGATCCGCGACTGGGCCATCGCCGCCCACCTCGCGCGCCTCCGCGAGCAGCAGTCCCGCCTGGGCGCCGCGCAAGTGATGGGCGCGTGCCGCCTGACCGTCTGCAGCATCCTGGCCTGCATCTGCTTCGGGGCCCGGGTCCCCGAGCCCCACGTCCGCGAGATCGAGGAGGTGCTCAAGGACGTCATGATGATGACCACCCCCAAGCTCCCGGACTTCCTCCCCGTCCTCACCCCGCTCTTCCGCGGCCAGCTCACCGCCGCGCGCGCCCTCAGGCGACGCCAGCTCGACTGCCTGCTCCCGCTGGTGCGGGCGCGCAGGGCGTTCGTCGGCGACGAGAACCGGCAGACGGAGACAAACTGGGAGATGGAGATGGTGAGCCCGGCCGGGGATGCGTACGTCGACTCGCTGTTCGGGCTGGAGCCGGCCGGGCGGGGGCGGCTCGGGGAGGAGGAGCTGGTGACGCTGTGCTCGGAGGTGATGAGCGCGGGGACGGACACGAGCGCGACGGCGCTCGAGTGGGCGCTGCTGCACCTCGTGCTGGACCCGGCGGCGCAGGAGCGGCTGCACGCCGAGGTGGTAGCGAAGGCGGGGCCCAAGAGCAAGGGCGGCAAGATCACGGAGGCCCACGTCGAGGACATGCCCTACCTGCAGGCCGTCGTCAAGGAGACGCTGCGCCGCCACCCGCCCAGCCACTTCGTCCTCTCCCACGCCGTCTCCAAGGACGAGGCCGAGCTCGGCGGGTACCGGATCCCTGCTAATGCGAGCGTCGAGTTCTACACGGCGTGGGTGGCGGAGGACCCGAGCGTGTGGACGGAGCCCGGGGAGTGGCGGCCGGAGCGGTTCCTGGAAGGAGGGGAAGGGTGGGACACGGACGTCACGGGGACGCGCGGCGTGCGGATGATGCCGTTCGGGGCCGGGCGCCGGATCTGCCCCGCCGCCACCCTCGGCATGCTGCACGTCCATCTCATGCTCGCCAACATGGTGCGCGAGTTCCGCTGGACGCCCGCGCCCGGCGACCAACCCGACCCCACCGAGACCTTCGCCTTCACCGTCGTCATGAAGAACCCCCTCAGAGCCGCCATTATCGAGAGGGAGCACGACAACTGCACCACGGCCATATGa
- the LOC109720451 gene encoding glucose-6-phosphate/phosphate translocator 1, chloroplastic-like, with product MISCAKHSVASLGVADLFRFKSPPPQPQIVAARSVFALRNPSLALSSSKPLYLAFPDGLGCGLRDASLSRVKPRRRSFRCEAYEADRSGDAEATPTPTRSAAAQKLKIGTYFATWWALNVVFNIYNKKVLNAFPYPWLTSTLSLAAGSLIMLISWATRIAEAPKTDFDFWKALAPVAVAHTIGHVAATVSMSKVAVSFTHIIKSGEPAFSVLVSRLLLGETFPVPVYLSLIPIIGGCALAAVTELNFNMIGFMGAMISNVAFVFRNIFSKRGMKGKSVSGMNYYACLSILSLLLLTPFAIAIEGPQVWAAGWQKALSEIGPHFVWWVAAQSVFYHLYNQVSYMSLDEISPLTFSIGNTMKRISVIVSSIIIFHTPVQPINALGAAIAILGTFLYSQAKQ from the exons ATGATCTCCTGCGCCAAGCACTCTGTCGCTTCCCTCGGCGTCGCCGATCTCTTCCGCTTCAAATCTCCGCCTCCGCAGCCCCAGATCGTCGCTGCACGATCGGTTTTCGCTCTCAGAAACCCTAGTCTCGCCCTCTCTTCGAGTAAGCCGCTATACCTCGCCTTCCCCGATGGGCTCGGGTGCGGTTTGCGTGATGCTTCGCTCTCTAGAGTGAAGCCTCGGAGGCGTAGTTTCCGATGCGAGGCCTACGAGGCCGATCGGTCCGGGGACGCCGAGGCTACGCCGACTCCGACGCGATCCGCCGCGGCGCAGAAGCTGAAGATCGGGACCTACTTCGCTACGTGGTGGGCGCTCAACGTCGTGTTCAACATCTACAACAAGAAGGTCCTCAACGCTTTCCCTTACCCCTGGCTCACCTCAACCCTCTCCCTGGCCGCTGGATCGCTCATCATGCTCATCTCGTGGGCCACAAGGATTGCCGAGGCCCCTAAGACTGATTTTGACTTCTGGAAAGCCCTAGCTCCT GTGGCGGTGGCACATACGATCGGACATGTGGCGGCCACGGTGAGTATGTCGAAGGTGGCGGTGTCCTTCACTCACATCATCAAGAGCGGGGAGCCGGCGTTTAGTGTGTTGGTGTCGAGGCTTCTGTTAGGGGAGACGTTCCCTGTGCCGGTTTATCTCTCGCTCATTCCGATCATTGGCGGCTGTGCTCTCGCGGCTGTCACAGAGCTCAACTTTAACATGATCG GTTTCATGGGTGCGATGATATCAAACGTTGCGTTCGTCTTCCGCAACATCTTCTCAAAGAGGGGTATGAAGGGAAAATCCGTTAGTGGGATGAACTACTATGCCTGCCTTTCTATATTGTCTTTGCTGCTCCTAACCCCCTTCGCAATTGCAATTGAGGGCCCTCAGGTGTGGGCTGCTGGTTGGCAAAAGGCACTCTCAGAGATTGGTCCCCACTTCGTCTG GTGGGTGGCTGCCCAGAGTGTGTTCTACCACTTGTACAACCAAGTATCTTACATGTCCTTGGACGAGATCTCTCCTTTGACATTTAGCATCGGCAACACCATGAAGCGGATATCCGTCATTGTTTCCTCCATCATAATCTTCCATACGCCAGTCCAGCCCATCAACGCACTAGGGGCTGCCATCGCCATCCTTGGAACTTTTCTCTACTCTCAG GCAAAGCAGTAA